In a single window of the Geotrypetes seraphini chromosome 11, aGeoSer1.1, whole genome shotgun sequence genome:
- the OSER1 gene encoding oxidative stress-responsive serine-rich protein 1 yields MMESETKDAEDDHLQTAFKKLRVDAEGSTAHLCVGESGQQTVVRAAVEEAKAKLLSASKEGWHGSTRKTSRGTTRNQRRRRSKSPVLHPPRFTHCSTKVSACPAQLKHKCQSEMPDGSLGLCNSVQPEFCTNEQCNSAPGVNVYRKFDTERLKSSSTEPVSENSAIPLSSKESPKASSSLDFQSVSTLAESRKCPCSSKECQCKPWQEIEVYSFSGLRDMISECEKTMMESQTLQNRTQNSSTGMSGSPRSCSEQARASVDDVTIEDLAGYMEYYLYIPKKMSHMAEMMYT; encoded by the exons ATGATGGAATCGGAAACTAAAGATGCCGAAGATGACCATCTTCAAACAGCTTTCAAAAAGCTAAGAGTGGATGCAGAAGG ATCTACAGCACATCTTTGTGTTGGTGAAAGTGGTCAACAAACTGTGGTCAGAGCAGCTGTTGAGGAAGCCAAAGCTAAGCTGTTGAGTGCGTCTAAAGAAGGCTGGCATGG ATCAACAAGAAAGACTTCAAGAGGTACAACAAGAAACCAGCGTAGAAGACGTTCCAAGTCGCCAGTTCTGCATCCTCCTAGATTTACACACTGCAGTACAAAAGTGTCTGCCTGCCCTGCCCAGCTAAAACACAAATGTCAGTCAGAAATGCCAGATGGTAGCCTTGGCCTATGCAATTCAGTCCAACCTGAATTCTGTACAAATGAGCAATGTAATTCTGCTCCTGGTGTAAACGTTTACAGGAAGTTTGATACTGAGCGATTGAAATCCTCATCTACAGAACCAGTTTCAGAAAATTCTGCCATTCCATTGTCCTCCAAAGAAAGTCCGAAAGCAAGCAGTTCTTTAGATTTCCAGTCTGTGTCTACTCTGGCTGAATCAAGAAAGTGTCCTTGCAGCAGCAAAGAATGCCAGTGCAAGCCTTGGCAAGAGATAGAAGTGTACTCCTTTTCTGGGCTACGGGATATGATATCTGAATGTGAGAAAACAATGATGGAGTCGCAGACTTTACAAAACCGAACTCAGAACTCAAGCACAGGGATGTCGGGATCCCCACGCTCTTGTTCAGAACAAGCCAGGGCCTCAGTGGATGACGTGACTATTGAGGATCTTGCAGGATACATGGAATATTACTTGTATATTCCAAAGAAAATGTCCCACATGGCAGAAATGATGTACACCTGA